The following proteins are co-located in the Acropora palmata chromosome 11, jaAcrPala1.3, whole genome shotgun sequence genome:
- the LOC141897317 gene encoding ER lumen protein-retaining receptor 2-like isoform X2, which yields MNLFRLTGDLSHLLAILVLLWKIWKTRSCAGLSGKSQVLFALVFSTRYLDLVLTFISVYNTVMKVIYLVCAYGTVYLMLVKFKATYDSNHDTFRIEFLLIPVAGLACLVNHEFSVLEILWTFSIYLESVAILPQLFMISKTGEAESITSHYLFALGAYRALYIVNWIYRYYYEGFYDFIAIIAGCVQTALYCDFFYLYITKVLKGKALKLPA from the exons ATGAATCTTTTCAGATTAACGGGAGATCTCTCGCATCTTCTGGCCATACTGGTCCTGCTATGGAAAATATGGAAAACAAGATCGTGCGCCG GTTTGTCTGGAAAGAGTCAAGTTCTGTTTGCTTTGGTATTCAGCACTCGCTACCTTGATTTGGTTCTGACATTTATCTCCGTTTACAACACGGTTATGAAAGTCATCTATTTGGTGTGTGCCTACGGTACAGTTTATTTGATGCTTGTCAAGTTTAAAGCCACGTATGATTCCAATCATGACACGTTTAGGATTGAATTCCTGCTGATCCCTGTTGCTGGTTTGGCTTGCTTAGTAAACCACGAATTCTCAGTTTTGGAA atCCTGTGGACATTTTCCATCTACCTCGAGTCAGTAGCCATCTTGCCACAACTGTTTATGATCTCCAAGACTGGTGAAGCAGAAAGTATCACTAGCCACTACTTGTTTGCATTGGGGGCTTACCGTGCTCTGTACATTGTCAATTGGATCTATCGATACTACTATGAGGGATTCTATGATTTTATTGCCATCATTGCTGGATGTGTTCAAACAGCACTTTACTGTGATTTCTTCTACTTGTATATTACCAAAG ttctcaAGGGAAAAGCTCTGAAGTTACCAGCATAG
- the LOC141897317 gene encoding ER lumen protein-retaining receptor 2-like isoform X1 produces the protein MNLFRLTGDLSHLLAILVLLWKIWKTRSCAGLSGKSQVLFALVFSTRYLDLVLTFISVYNTVMKVIYLVCAYGTVYLMLVKFKATYDSNHDTFRIEFLLIPVAGLACLVNHEFSVLEYQSGQKFLRHTTLQVAVEILWTFSIYLESVAILPQLFMISKTGEAESITSHYLFALGAYRALYIVNWIYRYYYEGFYDFIAIIAGCVQTALYCDFFYLYITKVLKGKALKLPA, from the exons ATGAATCTTTTCAGATTAACGGGAGATCTCTCGCATCTTCTGGCCATACTGGTCCTGCTATGGAAAATATGGAAAACAAGATCGTGCGCCG GTTTGTCTGGAAAGAGTCAAGTTCTGTTTGCTTTGGTATTCAGCACTCGCTACCTTGATTTGGTTCTGACATTTATCTCCGTTTACAACACGGTTATGAAAGTCATCTATTTGGTGTGTGCCTACGGTACAGTTTATTTGATGCTTGTCAAGTTTAAAGCCACGTATGATTCCAATCATGACACGTTTAGGATTGAATTCCTGCTGATCCCTGTTGCTGGTTTGGCTTGCTTAGTAAACCACGAATTCTCAGTTTTGGAA tacCAATCAGGACAAAAATTCCTTCGACACACCACATTACAAGTTGCTGTTGAG atCCTGTGGACATTTTCCATCTACCTCGAGTCAGTAGCCATCTTGCCACAACTGTTTATGATCTCCAAGACTGGTGAAGCAGAAAGTATCACTAGCCACTACTTGTTTGCATTGGGGGCTTACCGTGCTCTGTACATTGTCAATTGGATCTATCGATACTACTATGAGGGATTCTATGATTTTATTGCCATCATTGCTGGATGTGTTCAAACAGCACTTTACTGTGATTTCTTCTACTTGTATATTACCAAAG ttctcaAGGGAAAAGCTCTGAAGTTACCAGCATAG